One window from the genome of Echinicola vietnamensis DSM 17526 encodes:
- the uxuA gene encoding mannonate dehydratase — MNLIQTWRWYGPNDPVSLQDVRQAGATGVVSALHQIPHGDEWPIQLIQERKATIEAAGLEWSVVESVPVHEAIKTRNDHAEYYLENYRKTLRNLSKCGIKTVCYNFMPVLDWTRTDLALPLANGAKALYLDWTDLAVFDLKILGRAGGEAFYKPEILAKVEERYAAMTKEQQAALQEIVLMGVPTEGGVTLEALQESIEVYSSIGKHGLQENLTYFLENIAEVCEEEGIRMTIHPDDPPFPILGLPRIASSKEDLEFILQAVDRPFNGICFCTGSLGAGDHNDLPAMLDAVGDRVYFAHLRNVKKDALGNFHESDHLDGDVDMCAIMERLVKLNAQRHQAIPFRPDHGHQMLDDLQKVTNPGYSAIGRLKGLAELRGLEMGIKNSGI, encoded by the coding sequence ATGAATTTGATTCAAACATGGCGATGGTACGGGCCCAATGACCCGGTGAGTTTACAGGATGTTCGGCAGGCGGGTGCCACAGGAGTGGTGTCTGCATTGCACCAAATTCCTCATGGAGATGAGTGGCCCATCCAGCTTATCCAAGAAAGAAAAGCAACGATCGAAGCGGCTGGACTCGAGTGGTCCGTGGTGGAGAGTGTGCCGGTACACGAGGCCATCAAAACCCGAAATGACCATGCCGAATATTACTTGGAAAATTACCGGAAGACACTTCGAAACCTATCTAAATGCGGCATAAAGACAGTCTGTTACAATTTTATGCCCGTGCTGGACTGGACGCGTACAGATCTTGCCTTGCCCTTAGCCAATGGCGCCAAGGCCCTTTATTTGGATTGGACGGATTTGGCCGTGTTTGACCTGAAGATCCTTGGGAGAGCAGGCGGAGAAGCGTTTTATAAACCGGAAATATTGGCAAAGGTGGAGGAGCGATATGCTGCTATGACCAAAGAACAACAAGCGGCCTTGCAGGAAATAGTGCTGATGGGAGTGCCCACAGAAGGAGGTGTGACCTTGGAGGCCTTGCAGGAGAGTATTGAAGTATACAGCAGCATAGGAAAGCATGGATTACAGGAAAATCTAACTTACTTTTTGGAAAATATTGCTGAGGTGTGCGAGGAAGAGGGCATTCGAATGACGATTCATCCGGACGATCCCCCCTTTCCGATCTTAGGATTGCCACGGATTGCTTCCAGCAAGGAAGATTTGGAATTTATCCTTCAGGCGGTAGACCGCCCCTTTAATGGGATTTGCTTCTGTACCGGCTCACTGGGAGCGGGTGATCATAACGATTTGCCAGCAATGCTGGATGCTGTCGGGGATCGGGTGTATTTTGCGCATTTGAGAAATGTGAAAAAGGATGCTTTGGGTAATTTTCATGAGTCCGATCATTTGGACGGCGATGTGGACATGTGCGCCATCATGGAGCGGCTGGTAAAGCTTAATGCCCAACGCCACCAAGCCATTCCTTTCCGTCCTGACCATGGCCATCAGATGTTGGATGACCTACAGAAAGTGACTAATCCGGGCTATTCTGCCATCGGCAGGTTGAAGGGATTGGCAGAACTCCGTGGGCTGGAAATGGGCATAAAAAATAGCGGCATTTGA
- a CDS encoding glycosyl hydrolase 115 family protein: MNLKNYAFCFLVFSCLFLVNQSVFARQSTGTVSGIEVEGFFPLVGDEAATLVVDVSAEKSLLTAVENFQHDVQTVTGKAPEIVKRAALKDQSRVVLIGTVGESPLLEALEQSGKLDFSAVRGRWEVFHRQVIQRPFPGVEEALVIAGSDPRGTVFGVYDLSEQIGVSPWTWWADVPVKRQETLYVAPAPLTSEEPSVKYRGIFLNDEDWGLQPWAAKTFEPETGDIGPKTYAKIFELLLRLKANFIWPAMHPSTKAFFHYPGNAEMAKNYGIVIGTSHAEPMLRNNVDEWHHDSFGDFNYTTNRERVYDYWDERVAESKDIAAVYTVGMRGVHDSGMEGAGSTEEAANMLENIIQDQRGMLEKHKGGDAADVPQAFTAYKEVLGIYDAGMDLPADITLVWPDDNYGYIRRLSDASERKRVGGAGVYYHASYWGRPHDYLWLSSTHPALIREEMMKAYQLEAKNIWVLNVGDIKPSEYNIQLFLDMAYDAPAFKQPEHVQEHMKEWYRGIFGAHGAAIGKAMWRYYQLAFERKPEFMGWSQTEPTTPIHESAYSPFLAGDEVDKRLQAYQDLVSALEQIKPGIEAEQFSAFYQLAYYPIKGASLMNQKFLYRQKALDYQQEGRLSAADYAKKVHEAYDDIVKETAFYNQQLADGKWNHMMDHAPRRLPVYQEPEMAMEELSAGIPSVQVSMERGGIAEGKLPVFNNLTKREHFFDLYLSGEKTASWEVVAKPDYILLDHSSGVLSPSGQKEERIWVKVDWANVPFSTAPLNEEISIQVDGKTITVPVELTNFQGVGSDLFVADNGQVVIYAENHSQRKANGKQNWERVDGLGHSGAVMQAAGLKLPSVEKDFGRQASLTYEFYLDKAVEEASVAIMALPTHPVTDENGVKVGVSVNGGPIQLLDFQTHGRSEEWKQNVLRNRAVKTAKEISLKNGRNTLEVFWVDPGVLLDVIKIKVHPELEEGYGLLPETKP; the protein is encoded by the coding sequence ATGAATCTGAAGAATTACGCATTTTGCTTTTTAGTTTTTAGCTGTCTTTTTCTTGTGAACCAGTCAGTGTTTGCTCGGCAGTCAACTGGTACGGTGTCGGGCATTGAGGTAGAAGGCTTCTTTCCGCTCGTAGGAGATGAAGCTGCCACCTTGGTGGTGGATGTGTCAGCAGAAAAAAGCCTGTTAACGGCCGTCGAAAATTTTCAACATGATGTCCAAACGGTCACCGGAAAAGCTCCTGAAATAGTAAAGCGAGCTGCCCTAAAGGATCAATCAAGGGTGGTCTTGATCGGTACAGTAGGGGAAAGCCCTTTATTGGAAGCACTAGAGCAGAGCGGAAAACTGGATTTTAGTGCGGTGAGAGGGAGATGGGAGGTATTTCACCGACAGGTGATTCAGCGTCCTTTTCCCGGGGTCGAAGAAGCTTTGGTCATTGCCGGAAGTGATCCTCGAGGTACCGTTTTTGGTGTTTATGATCTCTCTGAGCAGATTGGTGTCAGCCCGTGGACCTGGTGGGCAGATGTTCCCGTGAAGCGGCAAGAAACATTGTATGTCGCCCCAGCGCCCCTTACCAGTGAGGAACCATCGGTCAAGTACCGCGGGATTTTTCTAAATGATGAAGATTGGGGCCTGCAGCCCTGGGCAGCGAAGACCTTTGAGCCGGAGACCGGTGATATTGGGCCAAAAACATATGCAAAGATATTTGAGTTGCTGCTCCGGCTGAAGGCCAACTTTATCTGGCCGGCCATGCATCCGAGTACCAAGGCGTTTTTCCATTATCCGGGGAATGCTGAAATGGCCAAAAATTATGGTATTGTCATCGGGACTTCCCATGCAGAACCCATGCTTCGGAATAATGTCGATGAATGGCATCATGATTCGTTTGGGGATTTTAATTACACCACAAATCGCGAACGGGTATACGACTATTGGGACGAACGGGTAGCCGAGAGCAAGGATATAGCTGCCGTGTATACGGTGGGCATGCGTGGGGTGCATGATAGTGGTATGGAAGGAGCAGGCAGCACCGAAGAAGCAGCAAATATGCTGGAAAACATCATTCAAGATCAACGAGGAATGCTTGAAAAGCATAAAGGAGGCGATGCAGCGGACGTCCCGCAGGCGTTTACCGCTTATAAGGAAGTGTTGGGGATTTATGATGCCGGCATGGATTTGCCGGCAGATATCACCTTGGTATGGCCAGACGATAACTATGGCTATATTCGACGGCTCAGTGATGCCAGCGAGCGGAAACGTGTCGGCGGGGCCGGTGTGTATTACCACGCGTCGTACTGGGGAAGGCCGCATGATTATTTGTGGTTGAGTTCTACCCATCCGGCCTTGATCCGAGAGGAAATGATGAAGGCATACCAATTGGAGGCCAAAAATATCTGGGTGCTCAACGTGGGAGATATCAAGCCTTCGGAATATAATATTCAGCTGTTTTTGGATATGGCCTATGATGCTCCCGCCTTCAAACAGCCCGAACATGTCCAAGAGCATATGAAGGAGTGGTATCGGGGAATTTTCGGGGCGCATGGAGCGGCCATTGGGAAGGCCATGTGGAGGTATTACCAGTTGGCCTTTGAGCGGAAACCGGAATTTATGGGTTGGAGCCAGACAGAGCCTACGACTCCCATCCATGAGAGTGCATACAGTCCATTTTTGGCAGGAGATGAGGTCGATAAGCGGCTCCAAGCGTACCAGGATTTGGTGTCAGCATTGGAGCAGATCAAGCCCGGAATAGAAGCGGAACAATTTTCTGCTTTTTATCAGCTGGCCTACTATCCGATCAAAGGAGCCTCCCTGATGAATCAGAAATTCCTATACCGGCAAAAAGCCCTGGATTATCAGCAAGAAGGGAGGTTGTCGGCAGCAGATTATGCCAAGAAGGTACATGAAGCTTATGATGATATTGTCAAAGAAACGGCATTTTACAACCAGCAATTGGCAGATGGCAAGTGGAACCATATGATGGATCATGCACCGCGGAGACTGCCTGTTTACCAAGAACCTGAAATGGCAATGGAGGAACTTTCGGCGGGAATACCATCAGTGCAGGTCAGCATGGAGCGCGGAGGAATTGCCGAAGGTAAATTGCCTGTTTTTAATAACCTTACCAAAAGGGAGCATTTCTTTGATCTCTATTTGAGCGGGGAGAAGACCGCTTCTTGGGAGGTGGTGGCGAAGCCGGACTATATTTTACTGGATCATTCGTCAGGGGTGTTGTCCCCGTCCGGTCAGAAGGAGGAAAGGATTTGGGTAAAGGTGGATTGGGCAAACGTCCCTTTTTCTACCGCCCCATTAAACGAAGAAATAAGCATTCAGGTGGATGGCAAGACCATAACCGTACCTGTGGAGTTGACTAATTTCCAGGGAGTAGGAAGTGACCTATTCGTCGCAGACAATGGGCAAGTGGTCATATATGCTGAAAACCATAGCCAACGTAAGGCCAATGGGAAGCAAAACTGGGAAAGGGTAGATGGGCTGGGCCATAGTGGCGCCGTGATGCAGGCTGCTGGGCTGAAACTCCCCAGTGTGGAAAAGGATTTTGGGAGGCAAGCGTCGCTGACGTATGAGTTTTACCTTGATAAGGCAGTTGAGGAGGCCTCTGTAGCAATTATGGCATTGCCGACGCATCCCGTCACAGATGAAAATGGGGTGAAGGTGGGAGTTTCCGTAAATGGTGGTCCGATCCAATTACTGGATTTTCAAACCCACGGCAGGAGTGAAGAATGGAAGCAAAATGTCCTTCGTAACAGGGCGGTCAAGACGGCAAAAGAAATTTCCCTCAAAAATGGAAGGAATACATTGGAGGTGTTTTGGGTGGATCCCGGCGTGCTGTTGGATGTGATCAAGATAAAGGTTCATCCTGAGTTGGAAGAGGGGTACGGCCTCTTGCCTGAAACCAAGCCGTAG
- a CDS encoding sodium/sugar symporter: protein MTFNTLDLVVFVAYCLLIITMGIVVSREKKGHVKDSKDYFLASKALPWWAVGASLIASNISAEQFIGMSGSGFALGLAISTYEWMAAATLLVVAIFFLPIYLKEGIYTMPQFLNRRYDGRVRTVMAIFWLLIYVFVNLTSVLYLGALSLETIMGVPLTYGIIGLALFAMVYSIYGGLKAVAWTDVVQVVFLVAGGLATTYLALSLVGDGDVWEGIGILRKAAPSHFSMIIEKGEMMIPDGSGGSRDAYLDLPGLSVLIGGMWIVNLNYWGCNQYITQRALAAKSLGEAQTGMVFAGFLKLLMPLIVVIPGIAAYVIVQKGADASFIESMTDPVTGLAKSDRAYPTLLHLLPPGLKGLAFAALTAAIVSSLASMANSTSTIFTIDIYKEFFNKNVSEGKQVTIGRITAVVAFIIAAIVAPQLRQLDQAFQYIQEYTGFVSPGVFAIFIFGFFWKKTTSNAALTAAVLTIPLSAAFKVITPNLPFIDRMGVVFLVLSVLIIAISLYEGKGKDSKKAIEVDAELFSTSTKFKVGAVLICGILVALYSVFW from the coding sequence ATGACCTTTAACACATTAGACCTAGTTGTCTTTGTGGCCTATTGTCTTTTGATCATCACGATGGGGATCGTCGTGTCAAGGGAGAAGAAGGGCCACGTAAAGGATTCCAAAGATTACTTCTTGGCAAGCAAGGCTTTGCCATGGTGGGCTGTAGGTGCATCCTTGATTGCATCGAATATTTCCGCCGAGCAGTTTATCGGCATGTCTGGTTCGGGCTTTGCTTTGGGATTGGCCATTTCTACTTATGAGTGGATGGCAGCAGCCACACTGCTGGTGGTGGCGATTTTTTTCTTGCCGATTTACCTGAAAGAGGGGATTTATACCATGCCCCAGTTTCTGAACCGGCGATATGACGGTCGCGTAAGAACCGTGATGGCCATTTTCTGGCTACTGATCTATGTATTTGTAAACCTGACCTCTGTCCTATATCTAGGAGCATTGAGCTTGGAGACCATTATGGGGGTGCCATTGACTTATGGCATTATCGGATTGGCTTTGTTTGCGATGGTGTATTCCATCTACGGTGGCCTGAAAGCAGTGGCATGGACCGATGTGGTACAAGTGGTCTTCCTCGTGGCAGGAGGGTTGGCGACGACCTATTTGGCCTTGAGCTTGGTAGGCGACGGAGATGTGTGGGAAGGAATTGGTATTTTAAGAAAAGCCGCGCCTTCTCATTTTAGTATGATCATTGAAAAGGGAGAGATGATGATCCCCGATGGAAGCGGTGGTAGCCGTGATGCCTATTTGGATTTGCCAGGGCTCAGTGTCCTGATCGGTGGGATGTGGATCGTAAACCTCAACTATTGGGGCTGTAACCAGTACATTACCCAGCGTGCCTTGGCGGCAAAAAGCCTTGGTGAAGCCCAAACCGGGATGGTCTTTGCCGGTTTCCTGAAGCTCTTGATGCCGCTGATCGTAGTGATTCCTGGAATTGCCGCGTATGTGATCGTGCAAAAAGGAGCTGATGCCAGCTTTATCGAATCCATGACGGATCCTGTGACGGGATTGGCCAAGTCCGATAGGGCCTATCCTACGTTGTTGCACCTATTGCCTCCGGGCTTGAAAGGATTGGCATTTGCGGCCTTGACTGCGGCAATCGTTTCCTCACTCGCGTCTATGGCCAACAGTACCTCGACAATCTTTACCATTGATATTTATAAGGAGTTTTTCAATAAAAATGTATCAGAAGGGAAACAGGTTACCATCGGTAGGATTACGGCTGTAGTTGCTTTCATTATTGCAGCGATCGTGGCTCCACAGTTACGGCAGCTGGATCAAGCTTTCCAGTATATCCAAGAATATACCGGATTTGTGTCACCAGGAGTTTTTGCCATCTTCATCTTTGGGTTTTTCTGGAAGAAAACCACCTCCAATGCAGCCCTTACAGCTGCTGTGCTGACCATTCCGCTATCTGCGGCATTTAAGGTCATCACGCCAAACTTACCCTTTATCGATCGGATGGGGGTTGTGTTCTTGGTGCTTTCAGTCCTGATTATTGCGATCAGCTTGTATGAAGGCAAAGGGAAAGATAGCAAAAAAGCCATTGAGGTGGACGCTGAATTGTTCTCGACGAGTACTAAATTTAAAGTTGGAGCTGTGCTAATTTGTGGGATACTGGTAGCACTTTATAGTGTGTTCTGGTAA
- a CDS encoding AraC family transcriptional regulator gives MKPIVQKLPRQEFKSFVSITMSTPIFETPWHRHIENEILYIQEGHGTAIIGDFVGEFSPGDLFYIGSNVPHWFRKAQKDIFCTVVVIQFDQAIFGQTFLKLPEMAKVRQLIRLKQGMAVGYAGQEEIIGSIKRLVEVEGFPHISTLLDILHQISSHTQNSLLTHEPIDSFDSKGIIDEVLEYTFEHFQENIRVEEVAAIAKMSTSNFRRFFKLNTKKSFSGFLKEIRIAHACKLLKDKNTFISQIFHQCGFRNITNFNRQFKEIKGVTPTAYRAAIYRS, from the coding sequence ATGAAACCCATCGTCCAAAAGCTGCCGCGGCAGGAATTCAAGTCTTTTGTGTCCATCACCATGAGCACCCCCATCTTCGAAACCCCTTGGCACCGGCACATTGAAAATGAAATTCTTTATATCCAAGAGGGGCATGGTACGGCCATCATTGGGGATTTTGTGGGCGAATTCTCGCCGGGCGACTTGTTCTATATCGGCTCCAATGTGCCCCATTGGTTTCGAAAAGCGCAAAAGGATATTTTTTGTACCGTAGTGGTCATTCAGTTTGACCAAGCGATATTTGGACAGACATTCCTGAAGTTGCCTGAAATGGCCAAGGTGCGGCAGCTTATCCGACTAAAGCAAGGAATGGCGGTAGGTTATGCAGGACAAGAGGAAATCATTGGCAGCATTAAGCGGTTGGTAGAAGTGGAAGGCTTTCCCCATATCAGCACCTTGCTGGACATTCTCCATCAGATCAGCAGTCATACCCAAAACAGCCTACTTACCCATGAACCGATCGACTCTTTTGATTCCAAGGGCATCATCGATGAAGTACTGGAATACACCTTCGAGCACTTCCAAGAAAACATCCGGGTGGAAGAAGTCGCAGCCATTGCCAAGATGAGCACCTCCAACTTCCGTCGCTTCTTCAAGTTGAACACCAAAAAATCCTTCAGTGGCTTTCTCAAGGAAATCCGCATCGCCCACGCCTGCAAGCTCCTCAAAGACAAAAACACCTTTATCTCCCAGATTTTTCACCAATGCGGCTTCCGAAACATCACCAATTTTAACCGGCAGTTTAAAGAGATCAAGGGCGTCACCCCCACCGCCTACCGAGCAGCCATCTACCGATCATAG
- a CDS encoding xylulokinase, whose translation MRKLFIGYDIGSSSVKATLLDGDTGKVVASDGQPKIEMPIDSPQKDWAEQDPQMWWKYVIETTQAIIQQGGVKPGELQAIGISYQMHGLVMVDKEQQVIRPSIIWCDSRAVETGNSAFEALGSEFCLSHLLNSPGNFTASKLKWVKDHEPANYEKIHKVMLPGDFIAMKLTGEIFTSESGLSEGVFWDFKENRVSQPLLDHYGIDREILATAIPSFAEGGKVNAAAAKVLGIAEGIPVTYRAGDQPNNAFSLNVLEAGELATTAGTSGTVYGVSSSPVYDPQSRVNTFLHVNHMADNPHYGVLLCVNGTGILNSWLKKMLGGESIDYEAMNKLAAEVPVGAEGLSFVPFGNGAERIMENKTVGAHLAGLNLLKHDKRHVLRAGQEGIVSALTFGFNIMKNMGLTLDTVKAGRANMFLSPLFREAFVNMNEVNLEFYDTDGSQGAARGAGVGAKHFASPQEAFNGLEKVASYVPEPKLVSAYKEVYQQWEERLRKIQ comes from the coding sequence ATGCGAAAATTATTCATAGGATATGATATTGGAAGTTCCTCCGTAAAGGCGACACTATTGGATGGCGATACGGGAAAAGTAGTGGCCAGTGATGGTCAGCCCAAAATAGAAATGCCCATTGATTCTCCCCAAAAGGATTGGGCAGAACAAGATCCTCAGATGTGGTGGAAATATGTCATCGAGACGACCCAAGCCATCATCCAGCAAGGAGGAGTAAAGCCAGGTGAGTTGCAAGCGATTGGGATCTCTTATCAAATGCACGGATTGGTGATGGTGGATAAGGAGCAGCAGGTGATCAGGCCATCCATCATCTGGTGCGATAGCCGGGCCGTGGAAACTGGAAACAGTGCCTTTGAGGCACTTGGTAGTGAATTTTGCCTTTCACACCTCCTTAATTCTCCCGGTAATTTTACAGCTTCCAAGCTGAAGTGGGTCAAAGACCACGAACCGGCCAATTATGAGAAAATTCATAAAGTAATGTTGCCAGGTGATTTTATTGCCATGAAACTGACCGGAGAGATTTTCACTTCTGAATCCGGGCTTTCTGAAGGTGTTTTTTGGGATTTTAAGGAAAACCGGGTGAGTCAACCATTGTTGGACCACTATGGTATTGACCGGGAAATACTGGCCACGGCGATCCCTTCATTTGCGGAAGGTGGAAAAGTAAATGCTGCGGCGGCCAAGGTACTTGGGATAGCGGAAGGCATTCCTGTAACGTACAGGGCAGGTGATCAGCCCAATAATGCCTTTTCCTTGAATGTGCTGGAAGCAGGAGAACTGGCCACCACAGCGGGGACTTCAGGGACCGTGTATGGTGTCAGCAGCTCGCCGGTTTATGATCCTCAATCTCGCGTAAATACATTCTTGCACGTCAATCATATGGCGGATAATCCCCATTACGGCGTGTTGCTCTGCGTTAATGGCACCGGAATCCTTAACAGCTGGTTGAAAAAAATGCTGGGAGGTGAATCCATTGACTATGAAGCGATGAACAAGCTGGCGGCTGAAGTACCGGTGGGAGCAGAAGGACTTAGTTTTGTCCCTTTTGGTAACGGGGCCGAGCGGATCATGGAAAACAAGACGGTCGGCGCGCACCTTGCTGGCCTGAATTTGCTTAAGCATGACAAGCGCCATGTGCTCCGGGCTGGACAAGAGGGGATTGTGAGTGCGTTGACCTTTGGGTTTAATATTATGAAAAACATGGGCTTGACGCTGGACACCGTAAAGGCTGGACGGGCCAATATGTTCCTTAGTCCCTTGTTCAGGGAGGCGTTTGTCAACATGAATGAGGTGAACCTTGAATTTTATGATACCGATGGGTCTCAAGGAGCAGCAAGAGGTGCCGGTGTGGGTGCCAAACACTTTGCCAGTCCACAAGAAGCCTTCAATGGCCTGGAGAAGGTGGCTTCATATGTCCCCGAGCCTAAGTTGGTCAGTGCCTATAAAGAAGTGTACCAACAGTGGGAGGAAAGATTAAGAAAGATCCAGTAG
- the xylA gene encoding xylose isomerase, whose protein sequence is MSKTYFPGIEKIKYEGRDSKNPFAFKFYDENKVVAGKTMKEHFKFAIAYWHSFNATGDDPFGPGTKTFVWDQAEDALQRAKDKMDAAFEFITKIGAPYYCFHDVDLIDEGSTIEEYESRMKAITEYAKQKQVETGVKLLWGTANVFSNPRYMNGASTNPDFDVVSWAATQVKNSIDATIALGGENYVFWGGREGYMSLLNTDMKRETEHLAKFLTMARDYGRKQGFKGNFLIEPKPMEPTKHQYDYDSATVVGFLRHYGLDKDFKLNIEVNHATLAGHTFQHELQVAADAGLLGSIDANRGDYQNGWDTDQFALNLQELTESLLVILEAGGLQGGGVNFDAKLRRNSTDLDDLFHAHIGSMDAFARALLIANDILEQSEYKALRKKRYASFDGGKGKEFEEGKLTLEDLREHAIATGEPASTSGKQEMYENIINQYI, encoded by the coding sequence ATGTCGAAGACCTATTTTCCAGGAATAGAAAAAATCAAGTATGAAGGCAGGGATTCCAAGAATCCATTTGCTTTTAAGTTTTATGACGAAAACAAAGTAGTGGCCGGCAAGACCATGAAAGAGCATTTTAAGTTTGCCATTGCCTACTGGCACTCGTTTAATGCCACAGGAGATGATCCTTTTGGCCCGGGGACAAAGACTTTTGTTTGGGACCAGGCAGAGGATGCCCTTCAGCGGGCCAAAGATAAAATGGATGCTGCTTTCGAATTTATCACCAAAATTGGCGCTCCTTATTATTGTTTCCATGATGTGGATTTGATCGATGAAGGATCCACTATCGAGGAATATGAAAGTCGGATGAAGGCCATCACGGAGTATGCCAAACAAAAACAAGTAGAAACGGGTGTGAAGCTTCTGTGGGGTACGGCCAATGTATTCAGCAATCCTCGCTATATGAACGGAGCCTCCACCAATCCCGATTTTGATGTGGTGTCTTGGGCAGCTACCCAAGTGAAGAATTCCATTGATGCGACCATTGCCCTTGGCGGTGAAAACTACGTGTTTTGGGGTGGCCGTGAAGGGTACATGTCCTTGCTCAATACCGACATGAAGCGTGAAACAGAGCATTTGGCCAAATTCTTGACCATGGCGCGCGATTATGGACGCAAGCAAGGGTTTAAAGGAAATTTCCTGATCGAACCAAAACCCATGGAGCCTACCAAGCACCAGTACGACTATGATTCGGCCACGGTGGTGGGCTTTTTAAGACATTACGGGTTGGACAAGGACTTCAAGCTGAACATTGAGGTGAACCATGCAACGCTGGCCGGCCATACGTTCCAGCACGAACTTCAGGTAGCTGCAGATGCCGGGTTGTTGGGCAGTATTGATGCCAACCGTGGGGATTACCAAAACGGCTGGGATACCGACCAGTTTGCCTTGAATTTACAGGAATTGACCGAGTCGCTGCTGGTGATTCTGGAAGCGGGAGGCCTTCAAGGGGGAGGCGTAAACTTTGACGCGAAGCTGAGAAGAAACTCTACCGATCTGGATGACCTTTTCCATGCCCATATCGGGAGTATGGATGCCTTTGCCAGGGCGTTGCTGATCGCAAACGATATTTTGGAGCAATCCGAATACAAGGCCTTGAGGAAAAAGCGTTACGCTTCCTTTGACGGAGGCAAGGGCAAGGAGTTTGAGGAAGGCAAATTGACTTTGGAAGACTTAAGGGAGCACGCCATTGCCACTGGTGAGCCGGCAAGCACGAGCGGTAAGCAGGAGATGTACGAGAACATTATTAACCAGTATATCTAA
- a CDS encoding glycoside hydrolase family 43 protein has protein sequence MKKSLKRFLFTFAMGATMLSFSQCGSKTSTESTTEADSFTHKDTISYLSQPLITDHFTADPSAHVFEDKIYIYPSHDIPSSAQEDDTGAQYDMKDYHVYSMDSPNGKVTDHGEVLHVADVAWATKQMWAPDAAEKNGKYYLYFPAKDKENIFRLGVAVSDDPAGPFEPQPAPMNGSFSIDPAVFEDRDGTHYIYWGGIWGGQLQKWRTGKYHSTGDSPFADEPADEEPAIAPKVAKLSGDMLEFGEKPKDILILDQAGEPIKAGDHDRRFFEAAWVHRHDDTYYFSYSTGDTHTISYATGDNPYGPFTYQGVVLAPVQGWTNHHSIVKVGDQWYIFYHDTQISGKNYLRNIKMAPLQHNPDGSIQTIIPMEKTK, from the coding sequence ATGAAAAAATCACTTAAGCGATTCCTATTTACTTTTGCAATGGGAGCCACGATGCTTTCCTTTTCCCAGTGTGGTTCCAAAACCTCCACCGAAAGCACTACGGAGGCAGATTCCTTCACCCATAAAGATACGATCAGCTACCTCTCCCAGCCATTGATCACCGATCACTTCACGGCCGATCCATCAGCACATGTTTTTGAGGACAAAATTTATATCTACCCTTCCCATGACATCCCCTCCTCGGCACAGGAAGATGACACCGGCGCACAGTACGACATGAAGGACTATCATGTCTATTCCATGGACAGCCCAAATGGTAAAGTCACGGATCATGGAGAAGTTCTCCACGTAGCCGATGTGGCATGGGCCACCAAACAGATGTGGGCTCCGGATGCCGCTGAAAAAAACGGTAAATATTACCTCTATTTTCCAGCCAAGGACAAGGAAAATATTTTCAGACTTGGCGTAGCCGTGTCAGACGATCCTGCGGGACCATTCGAACCGCAACCTGCGCCCATGAATGGCAGTTTCAGCATTGACCCGGCGGTATTTGAAGATCGTGACGGCACGCATTATATTTATTGGGGCGGTATCTGGGGAGGTCAATTGCAAAAATGGCGCACCGGAAAATACCACTCCACTGGCGACAGTCCCTTTGCGGACGAACCGGCAGATGAGGAGCCGGCGATTGCTCCAAAAGTGGCCAAACTCAGCGGAGACATGCTGGAATTTGGCGAAAAGCCAAAAGACATTCTCATCTTAGACCAAGCGGGTGAACCTATTAAAGCCGGAGACCATGACAGGAGGTTCTTCGAAGCAGCATGGGTACATCGGCACGACGACACCTACTACTTCTCTTATTCTACTGGCGACACCCACACTATTTCCTATGCCACGGGAGACAATCCTTATGGCCCTTTCACCTACCAAGGAGTCGTCTTAGCTCCCGTACAAGGTTGGACCAATCACCACTCCATAGTAAAAGTAGGCGACCAATGGTACATCTTTTATCATGATACGCAGATTTCAGGCAAAAATTACTTGAGAAATATTAAAATGGCTCCACTCCAGCATAATCCCGACGGATCCATCCAGACCATCATACCGATGGAAAAAACAAAGTGA